In Lysobacter sp. FW306-1B-D06B, the sequence CCACGGCACCGCGCGCGGCGCGGTTCATCCAGCGGTTCATCGCCCGCTTCTGTTCGCGATGAATGCCGGGGGTGTCGACCAGCAGCAACTGGCCTTCCGGGAAGGTGGCGATGCCCAGCAACTGGTGCCGGGTCGTCTGCGGACGGTTGGAGGTGATGCTGACCTTCGCGCCGACCAGGGCGTTCACGAGGGTGGACTTGCCGACGTTGGGACGGCCGATGACGGCCACGTGGCCGGCGCGATGAGCGGGGGTATTCATGCGGGAATTGTAAGCGCGTGGGTGTCAGGGACGCGGGTTCGGCGCATCCGGTTCATGCGAGCAGGGACATCGGGCGGTTCTGGACGGCCCGATGGCGGCAGTTCGGCCTCCCGGCCGGGTCGAGTCCGGCCGGAGATGGCGAGCGATCGAGTGCCTCGCTTGCGGTGGCGCCCAGGGGCCGCCGGCTCGGCCATCCTGTGGACGGCCAGACATGCATATCTGCGGATTTGGGTTTGCCACGCCGGTCTCGCCCCAGATGCGGACGGCCATTACACCGTGCAGCGTCGAGCGCTCAGCGCTCCTGCAGATGCTCGAGCACGGCCTCGGCCGCGGCCTGCTCGGCGGCGCGACGCGAACTGCCGACGCCCTCGGCCACCAGCGAAGGCTGGCTGAGTGTGCAGCTCACCTGGAAACTCTTGGCGTGATCCTCGCCGGATTCGGCCAGCAGGGCATACACCGGCAGCGGCTTCTGCCGGGCCTGCAGCCATTCCTGCAGGCGGGTCTTGGCATCCTTGCCGACCTTGTGCGGCGGCGGCAGTGCGGCGATGGCGTCCTGGAACCACGGCATCACCGCAGCGCGGCAGGTGTCGAAGTCCGAATCCAGGTAGATCGCGGCGATCACCGCTTCCAGCGCGTCGGCCAGGATGGAGTCGCGCCGATGGCCGCCGGACTTCATTTCGCCCGGACCGAGCGTGAGGCGGGCGCCCAACTCCAGCGTGCGCGCGATCGGCGCCAGTGCCGATTCGCGTACCAGTTCGGCCCGGGCGCGGGTCAGCGCGCCCTCGTCGGCCTTGGGCCAGTGCACGTACAGCGCTTCGGCGACGATCAGGTTTACCAGTGCGTCGCCGAGGAATTCCAGGCGCTCGTTATGCGGAGCGCCTGCACTTCGGTGGGTCAGGGCCTGCTGCAGCAGTTCCGGACGGGTGAAGCGATGGCCGATGCGATCAATCATCCGAACCGCGCGCGAGCTGCTGCTCGGCGTTGAAGTGACCCACGATGTCGAAGTTGCCGATCAACTGGCGACGGACTTCGTAGTCCACGGTCATCAGGTAGCCCGAATCACGGCGCGCCAGCTTGACGTCGGCGGGCTTCACGTTGTCGGCGTAGCTCACGTACAGGCGGCGGAAGAAGGCGTCCTTGATACGGCCCGGGTCCTGCTGGCTGATGCCCGATTCCTGGGACATCTGCTTCAGGGCCTGCTTCACGGCGAAGTACTCCGAGTACATCGGAATGACCTTCATGCCCATGTAGATGAACACGCCGACCACACCCAGCACGATGACGAACCCGATCAGGGTCATGCCGCTCTGCGTACGCTTCATTTCACCAATCCCCCATGAGGTTGCATTGCCACGGTGCCGGCGCATTCCCCTCGCCGGCACACGCAGTATTACTGGATCTTGTTGCCGATGCGCGAGGTGTCCACGCCACCGTCGATGTTCATCCAGATCAGGAACGCCTTGCCGCGCAGATTCTGCTCCGGCAGGAAGCCCCAGTATCGGCTGTCCTCGCTGTTGTCGCGGTTGTCGCCCATCACGAAATAGTGACCCGGCGGCACGATCCAGTCGCCTTCGCCCTGGTCGATGAACGGCAGGTTGGTGCGCTCCAGGATGTGATGCTGGCGGCCGAGCAGGTCTTCCTGCAGTTCCTCGGCGCCGGTCATTTCCGTGCCGTTGCCCTTGCCCTGATAGACGCCGACGGTCGCGTACGAAAGCGCCTTGCCGTTCACGCTGACCTGGTTGTCGTGATAGCCGATGCGGTCGCCCGGCAGGCCGACGACGCGCTTGATCCAGTCCTGGTCCGGATGGTGCGGCGGACGGAAGACGACGACATCGCCACGCTGCGGCTCGCCGAGGGCGACGAACTTGCTGTTGGTGATCGGCAGACGCAGGCCGTAGGTGAACTTGTTGACCAGGATGAAGTCCCCGGTCAGCAGCGTCGGCATCATCGAGTTGGACGGGATGCGGAACGGCTCGGCCACGAAGCTTCGCAGGATCAGCACCACCGCCAGGACCGGGAAGAACGCCTTGGAGTAGTCGACGACGATCGGCTCCTTGCCGTCGTCGAGCAGACCTTGTCGCGCCTCGCGACGTCTGGCCAGGAAGAGCTTGTCGAGCAGCCAGACCAGGCCGGTGAACAGCGTCAGGACGACCAGGGCGATTTCAAACCAGCGCATGCAGGCTCCTCGGGAGAGCGGTGTACGGGAAGACGGAGGGGTGGACCGGAGCCGGACAGCGGGGTGTTCCCCGGCACCCTGCCACCGGCAGGATAACGGCGGGCGTGCCGTCCGTCATGGGTGAAGCTCTCCCGATACCCGCGGGAACTTCCTC encodes:
- the rnc gene encoding ribonuclease III: MIDRIGHRFTRPELLQQALTHRSAGAPHNERLEFLGDALVNLIVAEALYVHWPKADEGALTRARAELVRESALAPIARTLELGARLTLGPGEMKSGGHRRDSILADALEAVIAAIYLDSDFDTCRAAVMPWFQDAIAALPPPHKVGKDAKTRLQEWLQARQKPLPVYALLAESGEDHAKSFQVSCTLSQPSLVAEGVGSSRRAAEQAAAEAVLEHLQER
- a CDS encoding DUF4845 domain-containing protein, producing the protein MKRTQSGMTLIGFVIVLGVVGVFIYMGMKVIPMYSEYFAVKQALKQMSQESGISQQDPGRIKDAFFRRLYVSYADNVKPADVKLARRDSGYLMTVDYEVRRQLIGNFDIVGHFNAEQQLARGSDD
- the lepB gene encoding signal peptidase I, yielding MRWFEIALVVLTLFTGLVWLLDKLFLARRREARQGLLDDGKEPIVVDYSKAFFPVLAVVLILRSFVAEPFRIPSNSMMPTLLTGDFILVNKFTYGLRLPITNSKFVALGEPQRGDVVVFRPPHHPDQDWIKRVVGLPGDRIGYHDNQVSVNGKALSYATVGVYQGKGNGTEMTGAEELQEDLLGRQHHILERTNLPFIDQGEGDWIVPPGHYFVMGDNRDNSEDSRYWGFLPEQNLRGKAFLIWMNIDGGVDTSRIGNKIQ